The Streptococcus mitis genome has a segment encoding these proteins:
- a CDS encoding TIGR03943 family putative permease subunit, translating to MIRFLVLAGYFELTIYLHLSGKLNQYINMHYSYLAYISMVLSFILAIVQLYIWMKQVKTHSHLNSRLAKVTSIALLAIPIVVGLTFPTVSLDSQTVSAKGYHFPLSEGTDQAIQTSEGTTSQYLKPDTSSYFSKSAYEKEMRTAADKYLSQDSIQITNENYMEVMEAIYDYPDEFEGKTVQFTGFVYNDPSHANSQFLFRFGIIHCIADSGVYGLLTKGNPRQYENNTWITAKGKLVNHYHKELKQNLPTLEIDSFTKVNKPENPYVYRVF from the coding sequence ATGATTCGATTTTTAGTTTTAGCTGGCTATTTTGAATTGACCATTTATCTCCATTTGTCGGGCAAATTAAACCAGTACATCAACATGCACTATTCCTATCTAGCCTATATCTCCATGGTGCTTTCCTTTATCTTGGCTATTGTTCAACTGTATATCTGGATGAAGCAAGTCAAAACCCATAGTCATCTGAACAGCCGATTGGCGAAGGTGACGAGTATTGCTCTTCTGGCTATTCCTATTGTCGTCGGTTTAACTTTTCCAACTGTTAGCTTGGATTCTCAGACCGTTTCTGCCAAAGGCTATCATTTCCCCTTATCGGAAGGAACGGATCAAGCTATTCAGACAAGTGAAGGTACGACAAGCCAATATTTGAAACCAGATACCAGTTCTTATTTTTCAAAATCAGCCTATGAAAAGGAGATGCGAACGGCGGCAGATAAATACTTGTCCCAAGATAGTATTCAGATCACTAATGAAAACTATATGGAAGTCATGGAGGCTATATACGACTATCCAGATGAGTTTGAGGGTAAGACAGTCCAGTTCACAGGCTTTGTCTATAACGACCCCAGTCATGCCAATAGCCAATTTCTGTTCCGCTTCGGCATTATTCACTGTATCGCGGATTCTGGTGTCTATGGATTGCTGACCAAGGGAAATCCCCGTCAATATGAGAATAACACCTGGATAACAGCCAAAGGAAAACTCGTCAATCACTATCATAAAGAACTCAAACAAAACCTCCCAACCTTGGAAATTGACAGCTTTACCAAAGTCAATAAACCAGAAAATCCCTACGTGTATCGAGTGTTTTAA
- a CDS encoding AbrB family transcriptional regulator, which yields MAVKTRKRGNSITITIPSEFNTPSDEIIFIPEESGHQISYVSDDAFDLKLDTIFDEYDEVFKALVEK from the coding sequence ATGGCAGTAAAAACAAGAAAACGAGGAAATTCAATTACCATTACGATTCCCAGTGAATTCAATACTCCAAGTGACGAAATTATATTTATTCCTGAAGAGTCTGGACATCAGATTTCTTATGTTTCTGATGATGCCTTTGATTTAAAACTGGATACAATTTTTGATGAATACGATGAAGTTTTCAAAGCTTTGGTGGAAAAATGA